One genomic window of Fusarium fujikuroi IMI 58289 draft genome, chromosome FFUJ_chr01 includes the following:
- a CDS encoding related to p33ING1b (ING1) protein, whose translation MKSVKAPATENSSHRRSQPVRQTRTNPPRSIANLGRSGGAGRDSIGGAEQPIDIFPAITHFADAITALPKELVRHFTLLKEVDAKLFTPEDQLFRLVEAAINAPVSEARPNNEASSANAPGSAPMSAQNSSSGIAFNHSVQSVPSVDESNRDAVFDPSNLPRRHLFRQTALKIQEMLVSLEEKNHVISTANEALQAQLTRIEDVWPHLEGEFSDEAKWGSTTHWAYPENRFSKASHVDRTRRDGAAAISAAAQALADEAAARSDARKQAVQAKKNSRNHNNNHNHSNAHNHESEGDDHDGKHKPEAPKKTAKSRKTVTATETANVGLGISTAATNNGNPPQKRRKVEKTTNGAAATADRAMSSVFGNAAPKAKTTSPRATPAPEAPKKRKALPSGSGQSKKSRNGVTGLSNSVNSSPVITELPEPKLPPVRASPVPVPTPNPARTRSRQNSIQIVNTDSNKARPTSSASNKPNGNAASTPTTGAPAASALRNGAELKTPKETSAPIKTENPKKEAEKTETVSTPPVPPPTTTATTSSTTTAVTTTAATTGSKKDTKKPEENDRKSESLPPVPQTTTVTTKSGRASKPSTPALATFQEAVQPRARSSRNNDTTGTGKKNQKKAAPAIHAAVAAQLAEEDTNSSMQGDEDDGDVDADEPTYCYCNGVSYGEMVACDAVECPREWFHLDCVGLKVAPTSTAKWYCEDCKERLKAGGKKANGR comes from the exons ATGAAGTCGGTCAAGGCGCCCGCGACGGAGAACTCGTCGCACCGCCGGTCGCAGCCCGTCCGTCAGACTCGTACGAACCCTCCGCGAAGCATCGCGAACTTGGGCCGTTCAGGTGGTGCTGGCAGAGACTCAATCGGCGGTGCCGAGCAACCCATCGACATTTTCCCTGCGATTACACACTTTGCCGATGCCATAACTGCACTCCCAAAGGAACTCGTTCGGCATTTTACACTCCTCAAGGAGGTTGATGCCAAACTTTTCACCCCCGAAGATCAGCTCTTCCGACTTGTTGAAGCTGCCATCAACGCTCCTGTTTCCGAGGCACGTCCGAACAACGAGGCATCCAGTGCCAATGCTCCTGGTTCGGCGCCTATGAGTGCGCAGAATAGCTCAAGTGGTATTGCATTCAACCATAGTGTCCAGAGCGTACCTTCAGTCGATGAATCGAACAGGGATGCTGTTTTCGACCCATCCAatcttcctcgtcgtcacCTCTTTCGCCAGACCGCGCTCAAGATCCAAGAGATGCTTGTCTCGCTCGAAGAAAAGAACCACGTTATCTCGACAGCCAACGAAGCACTCCAAGCCCAGCTCACTCGGATTGAAGATGTCTGGCCTCACCTAGAAGGCGAATTTAGTGACGAGGCCAAATGGGGAAGCACCACACATTGGGCATATCCTGAAAATCGCTTCTCCAAGGCCTCTCATGTCGATCGAACACGGCGCGACGGTGCCGCAGCCATATCTGCAGCTGCGCAGGCTCTTGCTGACGAGGCAGCCGCTAGAAGCGATGCTCGCAAGCAAGCTGTACAAGCAAAGAAGAATTCGAGAAATCACAACAATAATCATAACCACTCTAATGCCCATAACCACGAATCGGAGGGAGACGACCATGACGGTAAACACAAGCCTGAAGCTCCAAAGAAGACAGCCAAATCGCGGAAGACAGTAACAGCAACGGAAACAGCCAATGTTGGACTGGGCATTTCTACGGCTGCGACTAACAATGGCAACCCGCCACAGAAGCGACGCAAGGTTGAAAAGACGACTAATGGTGCTGCGGCGACAGCAGATCGTGCGATGAGCTCGGTTTTTGGAAATGCTGCACCAAAGGCAAAGACAACAAGTCCTAGAGCAACTCCCGCACCCGAGGCACctaagaagagaaaagctCTCCCTTCGGGGAGCGGCCAGTCCAAGAAGAG CAGAAACGGCGTAACCGGTTTATCCAATTCGGTCAACTCGTCGCCCGTAATCACCGAGCTACCTGAGCCAAAGCTACCCCCTGTTCGCGCATCACCAGTACCGGTTCCTACTCCAAACCCGGCTCGGACTCGTTCGCGACAGAACTCAATACAGATTGTAAATACGGATAGCAACAAGGCAAGGCCGACATCATCGGCTTCTAATAAACCCAATGGCAATGCAGCTAGCACACCAACCACTGGAGCTCCAGCAGCTAGTGCGCTTCGCAACGGTGCTGAACTAAAGACTCCAAAGGAGACGAGTGCACCGATCAAGACCGAAAATCCTAAGAAGGAAGCGGAGAAAACAGAAACTGTATCAACGCCTCCGGTCCCTCCTCCTACCACAACtgccaccacctcctccaccactACAGCTGTAACCACCACCGCTGCTACGACTGGCAGCAAGAAGGATACCAAAAAGCCGGAGGAGAATGATCGCAAGAGCGAGTCGCTACCACCAGTTCCACAGACTACCACAGTCACAACAAAGAGCGGGCGCGCCAGTAAACCATCAACGCCAGCATTGGCAACGTTCCAAGAGGCAGTGCAGCCCCGGGCACGCTCATCGAGGAACAATGACACGACTGGTACTGGAAAGAAAAATCAGAAGAAAGCTGCACCTGCCATTCATGCAGCTGTTGCTGCTCAACTGGCCGAAGAAGACACGAACAGCAGCATGCAGggcgacgaagatgacggtgatgttgatgcagaTGAGCCAACATACTGTTACTGTAATGGGGTGTCCTATGGTGAGATGGTAGCTTGCGATGCTGTTGAGTGTCCCCGCGAATGGTTCCATTTGGACTGTGTTGGACTGAAGGTcgcaccaacatcaacag CAAAATGGTATTGCGAGGACTGCAAGGAACGCCTCAAAGCGGGAGGTAAAAAGGCCAATGGTCGATAA